A DNA window from Maribellus comscasis contains the following coding sequences:
- a CDS encoding L-fucose/L-arabinose isomerase family protein → MKEKNKIKIGLFGVGLDTYWNQFDGLLDNLTRYQKQIKQKIEESGVEVVDAGMVDNPKKAGEAVLLLKSANVEMVFLYISTYALSSTVLPIAQQLKVPFLLLNLQPVSQLDYQSFNNLNDRGKMTGVWLEHCQACSVPEIAGVFNRSGIRYDMVSGFLSDETAWEEIAAWTEAARVAKTLQTNRMGILGHYYGGMLDVYTDLTRQSATFGTHFEMLEMCELKSFRDNVNQKQLKNKLKEFSEAFDVSPECEASELERAARTSVALDNLIQKHGLNSLAYYYEGESGNEYENIVTSVIAGNTILTGRNIPVAGECEVKNAHAMKIMAELGAGGSFSEFYLMDFNDDVIYLGHDGPAHFAIAEGKVKLVPLPLYHGKPGKGLSIQMTVKHGPVTLLSVVEGKDEVFLLVAEGQSVPGPTLKIGNTNSRYKFSVGAKRFIEQWSKAGPAHHCAIGTGHIGNKIEKLAHILNINVVTIC, encoded by the coding sequence ATGAAAGAAAAAAACAAAATAAAAATCGGTTTGTTTGGTGTTGGTCTCGACACCTACTGGAATCAGTTTGATGGATTACTGGATAACCTGACCAGGTATCAAAAACAAATCAAACAAAAAATAGAAGAATCGGGTGTTGAAGTGGTGGACGCCGGAATGGTTGATAATCCGAAAAAAGCCGGAGAAGCTGTGCTGCTGCTAAAATCTGCCAATGTTGAAATGGTTTTTTTGTACATTTCAACCTATGCCCTTTCGTCCACTGTATTACCGATAGCACAGCAGCTTAAAGTGCCATTTCTTCTCTTAAACCTGCAACCGGTTTCTCAACTTGATTATCAAAGTTTTAATAATCTGAATGACCGGGGTAAAATGACCGGTGTCTGGCTGGAACATTGCCAGGCTTGTTCGGTTCCCGAAATTGCCGGGGTTTTTAACCGCTCCGGAATTCGTTATGACATGGTTTCCGGGTTTCTCTCCGATGAGACTGCCTGGGAGGAAATAGCTGCCTGGACAGAAGCAGCACGTGTAGCAAAAACACTACAAACAAACCGGATGGGAATTCTGGGACATTATTACGGAGGGATGCTCGATGTGTATACCGACCTTACCCGCCAGAGCGCTACCTTTGGAACACATTTTGAAATGCTGGAAATGTGTGAACTAAAATCCTTTCGTGACAATGTCAACCAAAAACAACTAAAAAATAAACTAAAAGAATTTTCTGAGGCATTTGATGTTTCTCCGGAATGTGAAGCATCTGAACTGGAGCGTGCAGCGCGCACGTCTGTGGCACTTGACAACTTGATACAAAAGCATGGCCTCAACTCGCTGGCGTATTATTATGAAGGCGAATCGGGAAACGAATACGAAAATATTGTAACATCAGTTATTGCAGGAAATACAATATTAACAGGAAGAAACATTCCGGTTGCAGGAGAATGCGAAGTAAAAAATGCCCATGCCATGAAAATAATGGCTGAACTGGGAGCCGGCGGGTCTTTTTCTGAATTCTATCTGATGGATTTCAACGACGATGTAATTTACCTTGGACACGACGGACCTGCCCACTTTGCCATAGCCGAAGGAAAGGTGAAGTTGGTTCCCTTACCGCTTTATCATGGAAAACCGGGGAAAGGGCTTTCCATTCAAATGACGGTAAAACACGGACCGGTAACTTTGTTATCGGTTGTAGAAGGAAAAGATGAGGTTTTCCTGTTGGTTGCTGAAGGACAATCTGTTCCCGGGCCAACCTTAAAAATCGGAAACACAAACAGCCGCTACAAATTTTCAGTGGGAGCAAAAAGATTCATTGAACAGTGGTCGAAAGCTGGTCCGGCACATCATTGCGCTATAGGAACTGGTCATATCGGTAATAAAATAGAAAAACTGGCACATATTTTAAATATTAATGTTGTAACTATTTGTTAG
- a CDS encoding RNA polymerase sigma-70 factor yields the protein MDHKKPIKNLNAEQKRLESFQELFFKYHGRLVLFANKFTEDIEVAQDLVQDAFLKLWEKSEHLSSVDSPKAYLFQAVRNSCINNQRHLHIKHSVKEELVYKLNSMERASYLKSDDPLGSLFEKEIEEKVEKIIQSMPDKCRQVFLLSRREHFKNKQIAQKLSISEKMVEKHISKALALLRAGLSKHLGIVLFAIVNASPAPPT from the coding sequence ATGGATCATAAAAAGCCGATAAAAAATCTGAACGCAGAACAAAAAAGACTGGAATCTTTTCAGGAGTTGTTCTTTAAATATCATGGCAGGCTTGTCCTCTTTGCGAACAAATTTACCGAGGATATAGAGGTTGCACAGGATTTGGTGCAGGATGCTTTTCTTAAACTGTGGGAAAAATCAGAACATCTTTCATCTGTTGATTCCCCCAAAGCCTATCTATTCCAGGCGGTACGTAACAGTTGTATAAATAACCAACGCCACTTGCACATAAAACACTCGGTAAAAGAAGAACTGGTTTACAAATTAAATTCGATGGAAAGGGCATCTTATTTGAAATCAGATGATCCCTTAGGCAGTTTGTTTGAGAAAGAGATTGAGGAAAAAGTAGAAAAAATCATTCAATCTATGCCCGATAAATGTCGCCAGGTATTTTTATTAAGTCGCAGGGAACACTTCAAAAATAAACAAATTGCCCAAAAACTCAGCATATCTGAAAAAATGGTTGAGAAACATATTTCAAAAGCCCTTGCCCTTTTGCGGGCAGGACTTTCCAAACACCTTGGAATAGTACTTTTTGCCATAGTAAACGCCTCCCCTGCCCCTCCAACTTAG
- a CDS encoding IS4 family transposase, with amino-acid sequence MIIKEFRGFFDGFLPDIRIEKRANKVISDMLTFGKVTVNKFCDTNTEKIGAYRMFGNNSFSYKELARAVVSGCVNNQGSPHLLCIQDTTEFNFTSHIHRIGKKDKDVGPVTLNENAGFFCHPMLVVEAEEKMPVGIADINLWNRSWDKQDKFERDYSRQSISEKESFRWIESAQAIKSVLSATPMLTVIGDREADIYEELCTVPDEKTNLLIRSSINRKLACSDEKLFEKLENQECRAVYSLEIKGNKKRKSRMASMELKYIKVKIQKPKKPHIKDYPEYVELWAIEAREQMKTVPSGEAHVLWRLLTTHQITKVEDAMQCLEWYGNRWFIEELFRIMKSKGFELESSQLETGAALKKQVVLALQVALTVMTLKLSLNKKQAIDAELIFSQQQIEFIEILLKNEIEGKTKKQQNPYPYHSLAWCAWAIARLSGWSGYKSHGPPGYISIKNGLDIFNNKFEGYMVAIKFFKNVYKG; translated from the coding sequence ATGATAATCAAAGAGTTTAGAGGATTTTTTGACGGATTTCTGCCTGATATCCGAATAGAAAAAAGGGCAAATAAGGTTATATCAGATATGCTTACCTTCGGGAAAGTTACAGTGAATAAATTTTGTGATACAAATACAGAAAAGATAGGGGCATATCGGATGTTTGGGAATAATAGTTTTAGTTATAAAGAGCTGGCCAGGGCAGTAGTTTCAGGGTGTGTAAACAATCAGGGGTCACCACATTTGCTTTGTATCCAGGATACGACAGAATTTAATTTTACTAGTCATATTCACCGGATTGGTAAAAAGGACAAAGATGTCGGTCCTGTAACTTTAAATGAAAATGCAGGTTTCTTTTGCCATCCTATGCTGGTTGTTGAAGCTGAAGAAAAGATGCCTGTAGGAATAGCTGATATTAATCTCTGGAACCGCAGTTGGGACAAACAAGATAAATTTGAGCGGGATTACTCCAGGCAATCAATAAGCGAGAAAGAATCCTTCCGGTGGATAGAATCAGCCCAGGCAATCAAATCCGTTTTATCAGCAACGCCTATGCTAACAGTTATTGGTGACAGGGAGGCTGATATATATGAAGAACTATGTACTGTTCCGGATGAAAAGACAAACCTGTTAATCCGCTCAAGCATCAACCGTAAATTGGCCTGTAGTGACGAAAAGCTATTTGAAAAGTTAGAAAACCAGGAATGCCGGGCAGTTTATTCTCTGGAAATAAAAGGGAATAAAAAAAGAAAAAGCAGGATGGCCAGTATGGAACTAAAATATATAAAGGTAAAAATCCAAAAGCCTAAAAAACCTCATATCAAAGATTATCCTGAATATGTTGAACTATGGGCTATTGAAGCCCGGGAACAGATGAAAACAGTTCCGTCCGGAGAGGCCCATGTGCTTTGGCGCTTACTTACTACACATCAAATAACAAAAGTTGAAGATGCTATGCAGTGTCTTGAATGGTATGGCAATAGGTGGTTTATCGAAGAGCTTTTTAGGATAATGAAAAGTAAAGGATTTGAGTTAGAATCCTCACAACTGGAAACTGGTGCTGCGTTGAAGAAGCAAGTTGTTTTGGCATTGCAGGTTGCGTTAACAGTGATGACGCTCAAATTGTCGCTCAACAAAAAACAAGCAATAGATGCTGAACTAATTTTTAGCCAACAACAAATAGAGTTTATCGAAATATTATTAAAAAATGAGATAGAAGGAAAAACAAAAAAACAACAAAACCCATATCCCTACCATTCTTTAGCATGGTGTGCCTGGGCTATCGCAAGACTAAGTGGCTGGAGTGGCTACAAGTCACACGGCCCACCAGGTTATATATCGATTAAAAATGGACTTGATATCTTTAATAACAAATTTGAAGGATACATGGTGGCAATAAAATTTTTTAAAAATGTGTATAAAGGGTAG
- a CDS encoding FecR family protein, which yields MDTKKSIKATIIAHLNGSLREEELKKLNDWVAQSEENTKYYARVKDLWEASQPNISQIAETEKEWSKFLLNIGKGHRENMFSLLSNWQIVYRFAAILVIGLVVGVLVTKLNSKHEPGYLTSIAPAGSVSQMILADSTLVYLNAGSELRYSPETNNKKREVYLTGEAWFQVEKNKQKPFIVHTQYYDVQVTGTQFNVKSYPSDPEVTTTLEEGQVEIGSSENFKLTKNISLQPGEQIVLNKKSKKLFVQNVDTQLFTSWKNNKLIFLNMNLKELIILLERRYGVDIEVFDDDILTYHYSGTIKNESILDIMQIIQHTLPIEFKIENQKIIIHKNKQEE from the coding sequence ATGGATACAAAAAAATCAATTAAAGCAACAATAATTGCTCATTTAAACGGCAGCCTGCGTGAAGAGGAATTAAAAAAACTAAACGATTGGGTGGCGCAATCAGAAGAAAACACAAAATATTATGCCCGCGTCAAAGATCTGTGGGAAGCTTCCCAGCCCAATATTTCACAAATTGCAGAAACGGAAAAAGAGTGGTCAAAATTCCTTTTAAACATCGGAAAGGGCCATCGGGAGAATATGTTCAGCCTTTTAAGCAACTGGCAAATCGTATATCGTTTCGCAGCCATTCTTGTCATTGGACTGGTGGTTGGGGTATTGGTCACAAAACTCAACTCAAAACATGAACCCGGATACCTTACTTCGATCGCGCCGGCAGGTTCGGTGTCTCAAATGATACTCGCCGACAGCACGCTCGTTTATCTGAATGCCGGTTCTGAGCTTCGATATTCTCCCGAAACAAACAACAAAAAAAGAGAGGTCTATTTAACCGGAGAAGCATGGTTTCAGGTTGAAAAAAATAAACAAAAGCCATTTATAGTGCATACTCAATATTATGATGTGCAGGTAACCGGAACCCAATTTAATGTAAAATCATACCCTTCAGACCCTGAAGTAACCACAACCCTGGAAGAAGGACAAGTAGAAATAGGTTCATCTGAAAATTTCAAATTAACCAAGAATATAAGCTTACAACCCGGTGAACAAATAGTGCTTAATAAAAAATCGAAAAAGCTGTTTGTTCAGAATGTTGATACTCAATTGTTCACCTCGTGGAAGAACAACAAGCTTATCTTCCTGAATATGAACTTAAAAGAACTGATTATTTTGCTTGAACGGAGGTATGGTGTGGATATAGAGGTTTTTGATGACGATATTCTTACTTATCACTATTCGGGAACAATCAAAAATGAATCGATACTGGATATTATGCAAATCATCCAGCATACATTACCCATTGAGTTTAAAATTGAAAATCAAAAAATAATAATTCATAAAAATAAACAGGAGGAATAA
- a CDS encoding TonB-dependent receptor — protein sequence MKKNDESTLLNSRSVKKLLLTMKLTFLLLLIGLMQVSASVYSQSTRFSFDLSDTKVVDVLKEIESKSEFRFFYQNEQIDVERKVNISVSDKTVEEILNELFNGYSIEYKIFSDKLILLGAEKAINNAVKDDLTSPQNTVSGTVTDEAGIPLPGVTVVVKGTTQGTVTNVDGYYSLPNVPAEATLQFSFVGMITQEVVVGNQSSINIQMETDAIGIEEVVAVGYSSKKVSELSSAVSVVKEKDLRGVTSSNLGTMLQGKVPGVRISNTTGRPGQDPQIVIRGVGSMGAGYSPLFVVDGIIGGTYNPEDIETITVLKDAAASGLYGSRAANGVVVITTKSGKKGKTVVRFNSSYGMSYHNDGNMSFMNAQELFDYHRTAATNSYSLLDNPSQSLEDFLEERIPSSYLDYQTNWQALLKRTGQINKHQVSVSGGDEKTTFYLSANYYKELGTMINMEYERMDMRANFKHKISEIFDLSFRVALGKSENPNEPQGGQEGLYMQYHMAMPFDRPYDDNGDPIDPYDPNVNWYGNSKSNYFYNREHYTDNTKRLNMSSDVQLDVKIADWVTFSTSNRVGVNGTDHTQVFDKYHFLAKSEGGIAFDNIGYTGSVLTSNKFNFKKQVNEHQFKGILGQEYSYSKYKYVSGEGMDLPYGLSAISATGSPKSVGGSQTEVGFKSYFAQFDYSFRSKYYLVASYRNDASSRFGKDNRWGSFYAIGTSWVVNQENFLKDKDWLDQLKLKLSYGSTGNANISDYLSLSSYSFNNSYAGNAAAIPARMANPDLTWEVAYTTNIGIEMSVLKRFQLALDFYNRDNKDLLQDVPLSAATGFSSQQRNIGEVRNRGLDFTLTSKNIQGEFEWITSLNMNFNRSKILKLNDGEDILDGNMRFSEGRALRYWYMKEWAGVDSETGQPLWVRWEDADGNKIDQSGGTNPTVPANITTTSNQNEASLLFIESPYPDFTGGIRNDFSYKGFSLSIFADFSHGNTIYSAIRGYLDSDGAYTWHNKMKMQSSWTRWEKPGDKATHPQLLYNGNNNSYTTSSRYIEDASYLRIQNITLGYDFNKKLAFFSNVRVQMSLDNLLTFTKFSGADPSMNMENPSNGQNSNTGGYAPTKKVMFGISFDL from the coding sequence ATGAAAAAAAATGATGAAAGCACTTTGCTTAATAGCAGAAGTGTGAAAAAGCTATTACTAACTATGAAACTAACATTTTTGTTATTACTAATCGGACTAATGCAGGTTTCGGCTTCTGTATATTCTCAAAGTACCCGTTTCTCTTTCGATTTGTCAGATACAAAAGTGGTTGACGTATTAAAAGAGATTGAAAGCAAAAGTGAATTTCGGTTTTTCTATCAAAACGAACAAATTGATGTGGAACGGAAGGTCAACATCTCCGTTTCCGATAAAACAGTAGAAGAAATTCTGAACGAGCTGTTCAACGGATACAGTATAGAATACAAAATTTTCAGTGATAAATTAATATTGCTTGGGGCGGAAAAAGCTATAAATAATGCAGTTAAGGATGATTTAACTTCACCTCAAAATACAGTATCGGGGACTGTAACTGATGAAGCAGGAATTCCACTTCCGGGTGTAACCGTTGTGGTGAAGGGAACAACGCAGGGAACTGTGACAAATGTCGACGGTTATTATTCTCTCCCGAATGTTCCGGCAGAGGCAACACTTCAGTTCTCATTTGTTGGAATGATAACCCAAGAAGTAGTTGTAGGTAACCAAAGCTCCATCAATATTCAAATGGAAACAGATGCCATTGGTATTGAAGAAGTGGTTGCTGTGGGTTACTCATCCAAAAAGGTATCAGAGCTCTCTTCAGCAGTATCAGTTGTAAAAGAAAAAGATTTACGGGGTGTTACCTCCAGTAATTTGGGAACAATGCTCCAGGGTAAAGTTCCGGGCGTAAGAATCTCAAATACAACAGGCCGTCCGGGGCAGGATCCTCAAATCGTAATTCGGGGTGTAGGTTCCATGGGTGCCGGCTATTCTCCTTTATTTGTGGTTGATGGAATAATTGGAGGAACATATAACCCGGAAGATATTGAAACGATTACTGTTTTAAAAGATGCTGCTGCGTCTGGTTTATATGGCTCCCGCGCCGCCAACGGTGTAGTGGTAATTACGACCAAAAGTGGGAAGAAGGGAAAAACGGTTGTTCGATTTAACAGTTCTTATGGTATGTCGTACCACAACGACGGAAATATGTCGTTTATGAATGCACAGGAGTTATTTGATTATCACAGAACCGCTGCTACCAATTCATACAGCCTGTTGGATAATCCAAGCCAAAGCCTGGAAGATTTTCTGGAAGAAAGAATCCCTTCATCTTACCTCGATTATCAAACAAACTGGCAAGCTCTGCTAAAAAGAACCGGACAAATCAATAAACACCAGGTATCGGTTTCCGGAGGCGATGAAAAAACAACTTTTTATTTAAGTGCAAACTATTATAAAGAGTTGGGAACAATGATAAATATGGAGTACGAAAGAATGGACATGCGAGCCAACTTCAAACACAAAATATCTGAAATATTTGACTTAAGCTTTAGGGTTGCACTGGGGAAAAGCGAGAATCCCAATGAGCCACAGGGAGGACAGGAAGGTTTATATATGCAGTATCACATGGCTATGCCTTTTGATCGTCCCTACGATGACAACGGTGATCCGATAGACCCTTATGACCCAAACGTGAACTGGTACGGAAATTCAAAATCAAATTACTTTTATAACCGCGAACATTATACCGACAATACCAAACGTTTAAATATGTCTTCTGATGTTCAACTGGATGTAAAAATTGCCGACTGGGTAACTTTCTCAACATCAAACAGAGTTGGTGTAAACGGAACCGATCACACGCAGGTTTTTGACAAGTATCATTTCCTCGCAAAATCAGAAGGCGGGATTGCTTTTGATAATATTGGTTATACAGGTTCTGTGCTTACATCCAACAAGTTTAATTTTAAAAAACAGGTAAACGAACACCAGTTTAAAGGAATTCTGGGCCAGGAATACAGCTACTCAAAATATAAATATGTGAGTGGCGAAGGAATGGATTTACCTTACGGATTAAGCGCTATATCAGCAACAGGAAGCCCCAAAAGTGTGGGAGGAAGTCAAACAGAAGTAGGATTTAAATCTTATTTTGCCCAGTTCGATTATAGTTTCAGAAGCAAATACTATTTAGTTGCATCATACAGAAATGATGCTTCTTCACGCTTTGGAAAAGATAACCGCTGGGGAAGTTTTTATGCGATTGGAACTTCGTGGGTCGTAAATCAGGAAAACTTTTTGAAAGACAAAGACTGGTTAGACCAGTTAAAACTAAAATTAAGTTATGGTTCAACCGGGAACGCTAATATTTCCGATTATTTATCTTTAAGTTCATACAGCTTTAATAACAGCTATGCAGGTAACGCCGCTGCAATTCCGGCACGCATGGCCAATCCGGATTTAACGTGGGAAGTTGCATATACCACCAACATCGGTATTGAAATGTCGGTTTTGAAACGGTTCCAGCTGGCGCTTGACTTTTATAACCGCGATAATAAAGACCTTCTGCAAGATGTACCTTTGTCGGCAGCAACAGGATTCTCTTCACAACAACGTAATATTGGCGAGGTAAGAAACCGCGGGCTTGACTTTACACTGACAAGTAAAAATATTCAAGGAGAATTTGAATGGATAACCAGTTTAAACATGAACTTCAACAGAAGTAAAATTCTAAAGTTAAATGACGGCGAAGATATATTGGATGGCAATATGCGATTTAGCGAAGGCAGAGCTTTACGTTACTGGTATATGAAAGAATGGGCAGGCGTAGATTCAGAAACAGGCCAACCTCTTTGGGTACGTTGGGAAGATGCCGATGGAAACAAAATTGACCAATCGGGAGGTACAAACCCAACTGTTCCGGCAAATATAACCACAACCAGTAATCAAAACGAAGCCAGTCTGTTATTTATTGAGTCTCCTTATCCCGATTTTACCGGTGGTATAAGAAACGACTTTTCATATAAAGGTTTTTCCCTGAGTATTTTTGCAGACTTCTCACACGGAAATACAATATACTCTGCAATAAGAGGGTATCTCGACTCTGACGGCGCCTATACGTGGCACAATAAAATGAAAATGCAATCGTCGTGGACCCGTTGGGAAAAACCCGGCGATAAAGCAACTCATCCGCAGCTTTTGTATAATGGAAATAACAATTCTTACACAACTTCTTCAAGATATATTGAAGACGCATCCTATCTCCGAATTCAAAATATAACCCTGGGTTACGACTTTAACAAAAAGTTGGCATTTTTCTCGAATGTAAGAGTCCAAATGAGCCTCGACAACCTGCTTACATTTACCAAATTCAGCGGAGCCGATCCTTCCATGAACATGGAAAATCCATCAAACGGTCAAAACTCAAATACCGGAGGATACGCACCAACAAAGAAAGTTATGTTTGGAATTAGTTTTGATTTATAA
- a CDS encoding RagB/SusD family nutrient uptake outer membrane protein — protein MKTYKYLIILIATLVFFTGCDDLDYKPIDQLDESKVINSTELLQNVTYGTYSKLKIRNYLRECRYAKELMSDDVILVKTTGDHLMQTYNYQHIVNSNLALHVWTLGYQAIYSANTVIDAIDENTNDATLKQLLGENLFLRALLHHDLVRVFGRPYTNGDPTQNLGIMIRNNADPNDIPPRSTVKECYDFIVSDLLKAADYMNEEKSNIYASKEVAYALLARMYLYMGDNDNAIKYADMVINSGRYELLGTEDYRKYFTFFPEENQETIFAIKLLPTENQGKSSVGSMFNGFGGWGELYASPSYRQLIYKNTEDARIDFIQPHYDGDMIPDPTEDCGYKVQKRNGLSKYYNVKYTNEGGIEMLSSVIRLRLAEMYLIKAEAFTKKGEDSDAIEMVDILRERAGLSGNQLFKNDMQGYTSVMDVVMDERRLELAWEGHRSYDVYRNNRTLDRTYLPEDVSWHGPRTIESTSTSIVHFIPESEIILNPALVQNP, from the coding sequence ATGAAAACATATAAATATCTTATCATATTAATCGCCACACTGGTTTTCTTCACCGGTTGTGACGATCTGGACTATAAACCGATTGATCAACTTGATGAATCAAAAGTTATAAACAGCACTGAACTCTTACAAAATGTAACTTACGGAACTTACAGTAAATTAAAAATCAGAAACTATTTGAGAGAATGCAGGTATGCAAAAGAGCTAATGAGCGATGATGTTATTTTGGTAAAAACAACCGGAGATCATCTGATGCAAACATACAACTATCAGCATATTGTTAATTCAAATCTTGCACTTCATGTATGGACTCTTGGCTATCAGGCAATTTATTCAGCAAATACAGTTATTGATGCAATTGATGAAAATACAAATGATGCAACATTAAAACAGCTTTTAGGTGAAAATCTGTTTTTACGTGCGTTACTTCACCACGATCTGGTTCGGGTTTTTGGTCGGCCGTACACCAACGGAGATCCGACTCAAAACCTGGGTATTATGATTCGGAACAATGCTGATCCAAACGACATTCCTCCGCGAAGTACAGTAAAAGAATGTTACGACTTTATTGTTTCCGATTTATTAAAAGCTGCCGATTATATGAATGAAGAAAAATCAAATATCTATGCGTCAAAAGAAGTAGCTTATGCTTTATTGGCAAGAATGTATTTGTACATGGGTGACAATGATAATGCCATTAAATATGCCGACATGGTAATCAACTCAGGCAGATATGAATTGCTGGGCACCGAAGACTATCGGAAATATTTCACTTTTTTTCCGGAAGAAAACCAGGAAACCATTTTTGCTATAAAACTACTTCCCACCGAAAACCAGGGGAAATCTTCTGTTGGTTCCATGTTTAACGGCTTTGGTGGTTGGGGAGAACTCTATGCTTCGCCGTCGTACCGCCAATTGATTTATAAAAACACAGAAGATGCGAGAATCGATTTTATTCAACCTCATTATGATGGAGATATGATTCCGGATCCAACTGAAGACTGCGGATATAAAGTCCAAAAAAGAAACGGACTTTCTAAATACTACAATGTAAAATACACCAACGAAGGCGGTATTGAAATGTTATCCTCAGTAATCCGTTTGCGACTGGCCGAGATGTACCTGATTAAGGCCGAAGCCTTTACAAAAAAAGGAGAAGATTCGGACGCAATCGAAATGGTTGATATACTAAGGGAAAGAGCCGGCCTTTCAGGTAATCAGCTGTTTAAAAACGACATGCAGGGTTACACATCTGTAATGGATGTTGTTATGGATGAACGCCGTTTGGAACTCGCCTGGGAAGGACACCGCTCTTATGATGTATACCGCAACAACAGAACGCTGGACAGAACTTATCTTCCCGAAGATGTTTCATGGCACGGTCCGAGAACGATAGAATCTACCTCAACTTCGATAGTACATTTTATACCCGAATCAGAAATCATATTAAATCCTGCACTGGTGCAGAATCCTTAA
- a CDS encoding MBL fold metallo-hydrolase produces MKKSTILIIGCLISFTLTAQDTGEPLPVWQEGEMEIHHIFTGGGESVFCIFPDGTTLLIDAGDIGPHIDPRQTKTSPNDSKQPGEWLARYITNRIDFKNNKKIDYAFLTHFHADHMGGVYENSEKTRNGGDYYLSGITEVYEHAPFSKIIDRDWPSYHYPNPNKTNAIDNYKKFLEWNNKNNKLTAENFIPGTNKQFVLVNSPEKYPGFEIRNIVSNGEVWTGKGEKTKQVFPKGEAVSENKRSCGIKISYGDFDYFNGGDLAGHLSFGMEAWKDIETPVGKALGIVEVCEANHHAWIDAMNENFLNSVKPQIIVMQINHITHFNLSTMNRMANKKLNPNLKHIIPTNIPEISRAYIGVDQLKKVTGDGGHVVIKVMPEGKQYFVCLLTTKDESYKIKSILGPYKCNKK; encoded by the coding sequence ATGAAAAAAAGTACAATCCTTATTATTGGGTGTTTGATTTCTTTTACCCTCACGGCGCAGGATACAGGAGAGCCTCTTCCGGTCTGGCAAGAAGGAGAGATGGAGATTCATCATATTTTTACCGGCGGTGGCGAGTCGGTCTTTTGTATTTTCCCTGATGGAACAACTTTACTTATTGATGCCGGGGATATTGGTCCACATATTGATCCCCGCCAAACAAAAACATCTCCCAACGACAGTAAACAACCAGGAGAATGGCTTGCCCGATATATTACAAATCGAATTGATTTTAAAAACAATAAAAAAATCGATTACGCATTTTTGACCCATTTCCATGCTGACCACATGGGAGGAGTGTACGAAAACTCGGAAAAAACCAGAAACGGAGGAGATTATTATTTAAGCGGAATTACAGAAGTATATGAACATGCGCCTTTTTCTAAAATAATCGACCGGGATTGGCCTTCCTACCACTACCCCAATCCAAACAAAACAAACGCGATTGATAATTATAAAAAATTCCTTGAATGGAACAATAAAAACAATAAGCTGACCGCAGAAAATTTTATCCCTGGAACAAATAAACAATTTGTCCTTGTTAATTCGCCTGAAAAATATCCAGGGTTTGAGATTAGAAATATCGTCTCCAACGGCGAAGTTTGGACGGGAAAGGGAGAAAAGACAAAACAAGTGTTTCCTAAAGGAGAAGCGGTTAGCGAAAACAAACGCAGTTGCGGAATTAAAATCTCTTACGGAGATTTTGACTATTTTAATGGCGGAGACCTCGCCGGTCACCTGTCATTTGGAATGGAAGCCTGGAAGGATATAGAGACCCCGGTAGGCAAAGCACTGGGTATTGTTGAAGTATGTGAAGCAAATCATCATGCATGGATTGATGCAATGAACGAAAACTTTCTGAACAGTGTAAAACCTCAAATTATTGTCATGCAAATCAACCACATAACTCACTTCAATTTATCGACAATGAATAGGATGGCAAATAAAAAATTAAATCCAAATTTGAAACATATAATACCAACCAACATCCCTGAAATATCAAGAGCATACATTGGCGTTGATCAACTAAAAAAAGTTACAGGAGATGGTGGTCATGTTGTAATAAAAGTCATGCCCGAAGGTAAGCAATATTTTGTTTGCCTGTTAACAACAAAAGATGAGTCGTACAAGATAAAATCGATATTAGGACCATATAAATGCAATAAAAAGTAA